The DNA window AGTAGAGAAGCCGGTGAGACTGGCTCCTCCTCCTCCGGCAACAACATGTATCGTTCCATTCAAGCTACCTTGATAGTAGCGTTTTTCATTGCTTGTACAGTGATTCTACAGCAACAAAGAGAATAGCATAATGAGATAGTACATATTACagcaacaatttcttgttctcCTATACATCTGACTATGTAGTGCATCGCTTGAAATATGACAACTGGACTATtgtaaatactaaaaatattgaGTTGCATAGTTACTATCAGCTATAGAAAAATACTCAGTTCTATATACTATATAGTCTATACATGTGTTCAAATAAGTTAACAGATGAGTTATTTGTAGTTTGGATGAGCTTTATTTCACAAAGTATGGCAAgtgttttttcaaaatttcagcTTTTGCAAATCTTAATTCGTAATTTCAATTACTATTTACTCCAAAAATCTAGAATATGACTTTCCCATGCATGTATCGACCATCGGTTTTGATATTTGTGTAGTATTAACCAGTCAATCAAAGAGTttcaagatatacctgatacgCAGGACAAGTCCTTTCATAACAGTGTGCATGCCCGTATATGGCTATATCAACTTTATACTTCTGCCAAAGCTTTTGAAGGTCGTCTCTCCCCATTGGTTCAGCAAAAGATCCTTCTTCTGCGTAAAACGCAGCGGAAGAATAACCAAGTACTCGATGAGCAAGAAAAATCAGCCAAGGCTGCTTCTGTCTATCTACGGACGCCAAACAATGCTCAATGAACTTATATTGTTCGGTACCCTCTCTCCAATCATGTTCTGTATCAGCAATGCAGAACCGAAACATGCCATAATCTGTGGAATACCTGCCATAGTGGAATGAAAAATTCCAAGTCTTACATTCTTCACTCTGAAATAAAACAATATCAAAGCATAAActgaaaatttttatatatcCATCTATGCTCAGTTACAACATAACTCGAATAGTCTTGCAAGTCTGTCCTGATACATTATTGATCTATTTAAAGACAATACCATCATACCAGAACTTAGCTCGATTTTCAGCAGGAACATAAAACATAGTTTCAGCCAAGACCCCGCATTCTCCACCTGAATCATTGTTCTCGTAAAATGAACCTGATCCAGGCCAGTCTCGTTCATGGTTGCCACTGCAAGGATAACCATCATCACACACacaagaaaagaagaaaatgatgatAATGCATAAAGATTTCTTTGAATGTTATAGTGCACCTGGCAATCATGTATGGTACTCTTGAAGCAATCGGCTCGACTTGAGAGGTGAACTGATCCCACTGTGAAAGATACCCATTGGCATAACAGATATCTCCAATATGAAACACAATGTCAAAATTCTTCAGGTCATCAATCAGTTGCTTGGTGGTGTTAAGGGAGGCACGTTGAAAATTATTATACTCATTGGAACCATCAGCCTCATCCTGTAGAGAAATAAAAAACGAAAATAACAGCAGCCATGTTGTTAGTACAATcaactaaaaaaataaaggtacaCGGTAAAAGAAAACTCTAGGAAGGTGTTGCACCTTGCCCAAATCACCAAAAATGATGACACGTTGTAAAGAGTTTTGACCAGGATAAGGAGCTGCTTTGAATTGACGCATATCACTCCACAAATAAGTACCATTTAACAATTTATGCCCCAATTTGTAAGTGTACCTGCATCATCAATGTTATGGTCGTTAATCGCAAAGCaaaatataaaagtacaattcCGTCTTCTGAGAAAACCAATTGGAAAATATGGACACATATTTTGCTCCTAGGTCCGGACAATAGTCGGGACAGTTCCTCGCACTAATATCCAGTCCTTTATTAAATAAGATAGGATTTGACACTTTTTTGTTTGGAGTTGTTATGTTTCTGAAACTTGTTAGTATTCGAATAAGAAGTTTTAGCCTCATCCTCCAAACATTTGTAGTCTTTGAACTTTTTCTGTTCTACTGTTAGGGATACTCGCCAAACCCCTTTGCACAGGCggtgctaattttttttaaataaagttaGGGTTTTAATGAACTTTTGCAGAATATAAGTATTCATGTTAATAGTAAACCACAGTTAATCGTATATAAACCAAATGATTTATTAACTATTTTTGTTTAAGcgaaggcaagaaaaaatttggaaaaactGGGTATAAAGATTCAGCTGCACTGTGTACTTATGAACATTGCAAAAACTGAAAGCATGACATGAATCAAGTTTTTAAATAGAACGCACAATGAATTAGGCCATAAATCCTTCAGAAAACTGGTATGGATGAATCCAGGATCACGCCATCCAACAGTTCTTGCTGGTGCACCTACAAATTTGTACACGAGTGATAAATATTTATCATCATACTTAATATTACAAGACAATCACTGGTTGTTTTTTAGCAGCAAACTACtagaataaaaaatttatatggatTATAATCTATTCCTCCAAAATTTAACTTCTGTAGAGTTAACGCACCGCACATGCTGTTGCGATCAAAAGTCAGTGTAACTGCTAAAGAACGCATTTGTTCTCCTCCTTTTTTACCCCATTCAACAAGTGGCTCTGCTTCATCAGTACTATACCCGCTAGTCCAGGTTACAGTCATCTAAATaccaatttaaaattattaattttactaGAATTGTATATATTACAAATGAAGGTTaatcaacaaaaatataaactTACTTCATTCCATGTTTTTCCTTGGGCTAAACGTGGATAAAGGGGCACATTTGGATTAGCGAAAGCCGCTACATTTGATACTGCCACCAGCTTTGGCTGTTATAAAGTCAACACAGAGCCATAATAACAAGATTAAATATGACCAATCATTTCTCAGCACTCCGAATTTTCATTCTACCCTCCATTTCAAGAGTATTTATGGGTGCAAAACACAATAGAGTTTGCTATCAACGCccttgaataaaaataaaacaaactaCCATTATCTTAAATGTTTCAAGTTTGATGTCCATAACCGTTTGGTTCATGTGATGGAGTGATAAAAGATGTATGATATGGGTATATTAAGATATGGAAGACAAAAGGATATAAAACTCCATTATTGTAGAACTCGAGTCAAATGCTATTTGAAACAAAAATGTAGAAACAATCAATGTCTTATCATTCACATCAAACGGTGCCTAAGAAAACCACATCTAGCGGTTTCAAGGGAATTGAAAGTTAGAGGAAAACAAACTaatgaatataatttattttctccTTCGTATCCACGATGTCATGCAAATTTAGTGAAGCCGTCTACAAATATATTACCAAGTAtagatatatattataattcatTGTTATTTCCACTCCAGTAAATGCTTTCAACTCAATAGTCTTAGCTGTAAATAGATGAAAGAACTCAGAATTGTCATGTTAATCACTAATTTAACTTATCTGCTAAAGATTTTCTTACATTATTGAGATACAAAGACTAAACCAAAAGAACTTAATAGATTCTGGAAGACCTACTTTGGATAAGCCACCAGAAAATAAAGCAAACGAGTAGTCTGATCTCTGATTTATCAGCTGGAGCTTCAGAGATCCTCTACCTGTATCCTTGTACTTAGGACTGCTGAAATTAGCAAATTGATACTGCATAGGAATTGAATAAAGATTATATCAATAGGCACACAACCTATATATATGCTAGTTATCTGACAAATTCCAGGTAACAGGTGACTGGACAAACCTTTACGGGCGCTGTACATAAATATGGAGGGCCAACTCTGGTATTTTCTGCAATGCAGATTGACGAGCTGACAAGAACACATAAAAATTCTGTAAATAAGGATTACCATATACCATTTTATGTTAAATACTCATAATGGACAAAATTCTCACATGACAAAGTTGGATCCTTGGAGGAGTGGAGCTTAAGAAAATTGAAAAAGGTGAATTCGTGAAATTAATCCGTGTACATTGATACATTTATTGTACCTGAAATTAGCCGGAGAAAACACTCCGATCCAATCATCTATCGATGGGTTTGGGCTGCTATATTTTAAAGTAACCAATTCATCATTTTGCCCCTAAAACAGAGAGGAAATAATTAAACTTGGAGAGAAGTTTATAGTGGTACAGGTTTCATGTCAATTTAACAATAACATAACACATGGCAGGATCAAATCTCTTACGCACACTGTTAAAAGAATGTATTATGTAGCCAAGACTTACGTTGGCTCCAAGAACTGATGGAGAGCATCTAATATAAGCCGAATCTTCTAAAGCAATAACAGCATTTTCAATAGAAATTCGTGAAAGAGGCTGAACCCCGTGTGACATAGCCCCTTCAAAACTCGACAGAACCCACAAAACCACCACAAAATTCCTGAAAAGTGGCATTGCACAAGACCTCCGGTCTGAAAATAATGCAACAAAGAAAGAATTCAGAATAAGTTCGTGAAAATGTCATCCCCAATCTTGAACACACCGAAAAGGCACCTTCAACAAAATAAACATATTgtttaaaaacaataaataaacataTCAAAAACAAAAAGGGATCAGCAGAAATCTTGATTTGCATACTCTAAGCACCGTGAGTTTTTTATCCTACCGATCAAAAAAGCATTGGCAAATAACGGCAGAAGCTAAAGGCTTAAAAATTCAATGCAACGCCCTAAACGAAACTTGGGAGCAGTACAAATAATCTTGAATCTGATAAAGTTGCCATATCAAGGATTAACAAccgataatatttttaaatgtgtGGCAAAATGCGGGATACGCGAGCTAAGCCCACCAGGGCGGTGGCAATCTTCAAAGTTCACACATAATCACTCTAAAAAAATGGAACTTCCAAGCTAATCATTCCACTGCCACTACAGATGCGGGGTCACTGACTGCTAAAtgcaggaaaaaaaaaaagcataaaATTTGGACCTCGATGCACCAAAAAAGTAATCGGCAGAGTCAATTATTCTACAAGATTATAGCAGACTTTGTAACAATTTCACAAGCCCACAAAATTTCCTTGGAGCTTCCGAAGAGCACACGCCGATTGTAACAATCAAGAATCAAGAAAAACGAATCAAATAATATCCAAAAAAGGAAATAGCATAGATTGAGCCCAAGTATGGGTACCCTTTTGCTGTAAGCACCGAATTTACGCGCACTGATTAGTCCGTGCTAGGCCAAAcgttttttctaattttttttattaatatatgtttattaaattttgtattCTTGTAGTTTATTAAGACatcttaaatatttattaaataaaaattaaaaaaaaatttaaaaaaatatattttggccTTTTTCAATAATattctaaatatatatatttgagaccataaaaatatatatttttattcatttttgttatgttgaatgtatttgacatttatttttcttatatattataatttttatatttgataAGTATAAGAAGTTGAATACATAACATCttattttaaatcattatattctattttactttatatataaaatatatcgaTAAAAGGGAATGTAGctaagaaaacaaaaaaattattaaaacaggGAAGAAGACTCGCTAACGTCAGAATATTAGAATATTCCCGATTTTAAACTTTAGTTGACTGTGTCCCCAAAATTTCTACCAAGATGCCTTTGGGTTTCACACCACAATAAattgttataaaaaaaatttatagactatattttatgaaaatgaatctgatcagatatctttaaaaaaaatgactTCCTAAAATGTATTTAATATATACCGCAGAACCTGATCGAAGCCTTGATACCACCACCAAGTGTATATCACTCACAGTTGTTtaattctttttcttttttttttttttgaaatgatttaaTTCTTTTTCTTAACCATCATAATGTTCACAATGATGctaatattaaaattgaccAAAATATTTGGTACGATAACTATGCTGTCCATGATTATaacatatatctatatatatatatatatatatatatattataatgacACGAATATGGCCTTGATTGCAGATTATggaatattacacttttgtgtagattaaaaaaataaaaattgtgggCATATTCCAATTGCTGGAATAGCTCAGTTGGTTAGAGCGTGTGGCTGTTAACCACAAGGTCGGAGGTTCAAGCCCTCCTTCTAGCGCGGTGCGGTCTTTTCTTCATTTTTTGTTTTTCCTCTTTGCTTTAAATTTTCCTATAGTTttcatttgaaaaataaattcaaaattaaaatttattatgaaagTCTCCGTGGAACACATGCCTTTCAATTTTAAACAAGGATTAATTTTTCTACAAggtaaataaaacattttaatcTCATCAAATTTTATGAACGGACATCTAAAAAAGGTACTCATAAAATCCATATTACTTTTAAGAGTTACAGCAATAACCCGAGCACTGTTGCCGTCCAATATTTGATTCAAGTTTTACAAATAAttgatatcatatatcattatcTTAtctaaatatattgatttatcgtCGTATCCATGATTTGGAAAAATAAAAGGAGGGGCATTCCGAGAATTGAACTCGGGACCTCTCGCACCCTAAGCGAGAATCATACCACTAGACCAAATGCCCAGTTGATTTTATAACtgtttgaatttatttatttattataaacacTAAATCAGTCGATTTGCACAAATCCTCGGTCATGGTCTAAATTTAAACTGTTTGCTGTatcaaatgaaataaaaatgtaattatgaaaatccaaaagaaaaataagataaattttaattttttattttaactaggctcgtacacaaattttaaaagtaaaattttattttgtatgcAACAATGGTAGAGACGAATAAATAAGGTGTAATTAAACAATTTACcgcaaaataataataataataataataataaaacgcTAAAAGTCAGGCTTTTAGCTTTCCATAGAGGAAAAGTTGCGAAGATGGACACATGTAATAATTTTGTTGTTAGATAATATATAGTAAACTTATGCAAAAAGGGGTTTTCcccatttttttaattaaacaaatatcGGGTCTTCATATTATAGGTATAAACGAATCGAATCGAatatgataaaaattttaatgtttaaattatatatattcgaGCTCAAGTTGGTTTGAAagctcaaattatttaaaaaattttgctCAACTTCAACTCAAATTAAAACTACAGTATGAGTTTGACTCAAAATATTCAAATATGTTAGTGAAttattcaaattattgcttaaaaataaataatcaaaatatatttattaactaTTACCTTCGTCCCAATTATATAGATTTACTAGGAATGTACACGTGTGATGCACGTAGGTGactaataatgaaaaatataatcacGAGAATTAGATAATGTTTAAAGTCGTTTGAATAACATCATGTTTATAAGTATTTATCaatttaaatatatcaaaacacaatacataaaaataaatcatgacaataaatcatatatatttacttatttatATGACATTTTTCAATCCGCGACATAATACAGCTCTCTTAAATGATAaatcaacaaaaatatttttcattcaaaatggagaaaacaataaaaataaaattaacagaATAGTGAATTTTACcaaaatcaaaactaaaatttacTTAAATAGAGTACACATAGATAATGACAATGAATCACAAAAATTAACTAAgaaatgtaaataaataatttttttacataaagttcagaaaataaagaagaatgtgaattaATGTCCAAATCTATCTAAGATGGACAATGAATCACAAAAAATCGTTAAAAAGACATATTAATTTAATTggctaacttaaatgaacaagGAAATgtaaaaaactaatttttttggcataaaatttaagaaataaaGAGGAATGTGTATTAATGTCCAAATTTATTTAAGATGGACAATGAATTACAAAAAACCCTTAAGATAACCTAATAATTTAATTGGTCAATTTAAATGAACAAGGACATATAaggaaattcacaattgaagtGTAACTTAAATAGAGTAGTACACATAGACAATGGACAATGAATCACAAAAATTGACTAAgaaatgtaaataaataaattttttacatAAAGTTCAGAAAAtaaagaagaatgtgaattaATGTCCAAATCTATCTAAGATGGACAATGAATCACAAAAAATCGTTAAAAAGACATATTAATTTAATTggctaacttaaatgaacaagGAAATgtaaaaaactaatttttttggcataaaatttaagaaataaaGATGAATGTGTATTAATGTCCAAATTTATTTAAGATGGACAATGAATTACAAAAAACCCTTAAGATAACCTAATAATTTAATTGGTCAATTTAAATGAACAAGGACATATAaggaaattcacaattgaagtGTAACTTAAATAGAGTAGTACACATAGACAATGGACAATGAATCACAAAAATTGACTAAgaaatgtaaataaataaattttttacataaaatttagaaaataaaaaagaatgtGAATTAATGTCCAAATCTATTTAAGATGGACAATGAATCACAAAAAAACCCTTAAAAAgacatattaatttaatttgctaacttaaatgaacaaggaaatgtaaaaaaataattttttggcataaaatttaagaaataaaGATGAATGTGTATTAATGTATATATTCATTTAAGATGGACaatgaattacaaaaaaaaaaaacccttatGATAACCTAATAATTTAATTGGCCAACTTAAATGAACAAGGACATATaagaaaattcacaattgaaagtgatatatttatatgtacgtTAGATTTCTTTTTCAAACAAACTAAGAAACTAATTCAAAACATCGATTATACAAACAACTTtctaattttttctttatttaacgAGTGTTTATataaatgagtaggtctcttgtgagacggtcttacgaatctttatttgtgagacaggatcaaccctaccgatattcacaataaaaagtaatactcttagcataaaaattaataatttttatggatgacccaaataagagatctatatcacaaaatacgacccgtgagactgtctcacacaagtttttgcctatatAAATAGCTTGCTATATTTTCAATAGGTAGTTAATTACAAAACCTCAAATTAAATAAGGAATGTACAAGAAAATAATAGAAGAAATTTTGCACATATTGTAAACAAATGAAAAATGAAAGGTGACCTATGATCTATCCGAGCGAGACGAAATGAatgtataattatataaaatcaataaataattaaaactcgtGATCGATTCATGAACTATCAAATAAAATGCGTTGGGATTCGAAAAAAGTTCGATAATTTCAAAtacatatcaaatattttttaggtCGACACAAAAGAACTCGTGAACCGACTTGATTCGTTTTCATCTTTAATCCGAAGCAACGAACTACctaaataataacaaaaataaataatgacGAAAAGGGCTCCCTGGTTAGGTATACCGCACCAAGTCTAATTAGGCCAAATGTCACTATATGCTATTTAATTGATAGCACTAGCCAGAGCCACTATGGACCACTTCAGCACATGAGAGTTGGACACAAAAGCATGAATCTTTGTCATGTGGTCgcaattttcattaaattattatttcaaataataataataataataataataataaccaaTGAAAAGGTGTATAATTTCTCATCTCATTTTTCTCCAAAGGGGGGGAAGAATATAACAACGAAGGCAAGTGGAATTGTGTATcgatcaaaataaataaaataaaaacaattccTTATAAGCCATGATCCCTTCAAATCCTTTGCCATAGCAAGCCATAAATCAAGAAATCTACCGAGAAACAGGCAAGTATAGATGTAGCAACGCTTCGAGATAATAATGTAACATCAGAACCATTGTCAAAACCGCTTGGAGGTACAAACGAGCCTGGTGGGGAGAATGAGCCAGAACCTGGTGGGGAGAATGAGCCAGAACCTGGTGGGGAGAATGAGCCAGAACCCGGTGGGGCGTTTGGAGGTGTTCCTCCGGGGCTGAATGGTGGAGCTGTGCTGTTTCCATTACTACATTATAATAATCGAACAAAAAGCAAGATTTATTGTAGGTAAATAACAAGAACCTGTTGTTGTAAAAGAGCTATAGCCAAAAGACTAAAACCAAATAGCATGTCTAAGAAAGCTAAAATGGTGGCATAACTTTCTTATTTGCTTACCATGAGAAAGACCTAAATCGATATAAGTATACTAAATGAACAATGGATCAGGTCATAAGTTTAGTTTTCGAGTTAATATGGTAGCTGAATCAGAATCTGCATCAGAATTTCGGATGCAGCAATAatggtgattaaaaaaaaaagaagacaaatgaataaaagttcatgcatcaacATCATGACAGCTCATATGAAATCAAGCAGATGCATTAGGGGTTGTATTGGAAGCATATGAAGGTGAAATATTAACTTACACCGAAAACCAATCTACCGGCCTTTTTTTTATTCCAGGAAAGAATCTTAGAAGATTTTAAAC is part of the Primulina tabacum isolate GXHZ01 chromosome 18, ASM2559414v2, whole genome shotgun sequence genome and encodes:
- the LOC142533197 gene encoding putative inactive purple acid phosphatase 1; translation: MPLFRNFVVVLWVLSSFEGAMSHGVQPLSRISIENAVIALEDSAYIRCSPSVLGANGQNDELVTLKYSSPNPSIDDWIGVFSPANFSSSICIAENTRVGPPYLCTAPVKYQFANFSSPKYKDTGRGSLKLQLINQRSDYSFALFSGGLSKPKLVAVSNVAAFANPNVPLYPRLAQGKTWNEMTVTWTSGYSTDEAEPLVEWGKKGGEQMRSLAVTLTFDRNSMCGAPARTVGWRDPGFIHTSFLKDLWPNSLYTYKLGHKLLNGTYLWSDMRQFKAAPYPGQNSLQRVIIFGDLGKDEADGSNEYNNFQRASLNTTKQLIDDLKNFDIVFHIGDICYANGYLSQWDQFTSQVEPIASRVPYMIASGNHERDWPGSGSFYENNDSGGECGVLAETMFYVPAENRAKFWYSTDYGMFRFCIADTEHDWREGTEQYKFIEHCLASVDRQKQPWLIFLAHRVLGYSSAAFYAEEGSFAEPMGRDDLQKLWQKYKVDIAIYGHAHCYERTCPAYQNHCTSNEKRYYQGSLNGTIHVVAGGGGASLTGFSTLQPNWSIFRDSDYGFVKLTAFDHSNLLFEYKRSSDGKVHDFFRISRDYRDILACSIDSCSSTTLAS